DNA sequence from the Sulfolobales archaeon genome:
GCTATCAGCAATGTATAACCAACTATCACAGGCTTCCAGATTATGGGCTCGACAAATTCATTAGGATATGCATATCCCTCGGGGTATGAGGGCCAGCTCCAACTCATAGATTCGCCACCCCCGGTAGATCTCTATAGAATATCATAGGCCTCGTCCCATATTCAGGCTTTAGAACCTGGACCGGATTCTTCTCAACTATTTTCGCTAACTCGCTTTTTCCATCATTCAGATCTCCGAAGACCCTAGCCCCTGTTGGACATGCCTCAACACATGCAGGTAGCTTCCCCATATAAATTCTATGGTTACAGAATGTGCATTTATCAACAACACCTGTCACGGGGTTCATATATCTAGCCCCATAGGGACATGCGGTTACACATGCTCCACATCCTATGCATTTCCTGTAGTCAACCAAGACAATGCCGTCTTCATTTACATATGTAGCCCCTGTTGGACATGGCTTAACACATGGAGGGTTGGCACAATGATTACACTGCTTAGGTACAAAATAGATAGTGCCGTCCTCTCTCACATGTCTCTCTATCCATGTCCTAAACACCCCTACAGGCACATTATTCTCTGCAGCACAAGCAACCATACATGCATAACATCCATAGCACTTAGATACATCTATATACATCGCAAAACGCCTCCTAGCCCTTTGAGCCTCAGCCTGAGTAGTTGAGAGGGAGCTGATCGCTACAAGCGCTACCGCGGTTTTACTAGAGACAGCCAAAAATTCTCTCCGCGTCATATTTACCATTAAGTCACCCTCCATAGAATACTATTCTTTTTCCCTTAAAAAATCACGTGAGAAACCGATATTCTTTTTTAATAACTCCGAGATTATTATAATTTTTTCTATACATATATGTGGATATACTAAAAATCATAATATATTATTTGATTTTAGGCACTGCTATAAACTACCTAACCAGGGATATAGATATGTATATAGATTTATCGATCACTATTAGGTTTTATATTTCCAGAATTAACACCGCTACCCTGAAGTCTCTATAGACAATATGATGTTGAAGCTTAGGTATTAATAAAAGACATAATCAAAGCCAACTCTAAATTAGAAACAGAGAGCTTATGAATATTTAAACTATTTTTAGACTCTAGTCTTTAAGAGGGGCTATGTGTTTTATAAAACCTGATATTAGAATTATTGAGATTATGTACCAATTAGCCTTTCAAAATCCTAGATCTTTGATTATAAAGAAGGCGCATGGATATATAAGCCTCACACATTTATATGTGATGAAATATGGCTGGTGATATAGAGAGTATAAGATCCCAAATGTATCTTGCGCTTGTACTTATGTTTCTTAAAGAGCCTAATGCTCTGAGAGGTGGAAAAGATCTGGGGTTGGATCTATCTGATTGCGATACCAACTCTTTGAAGGCCTCTATTCTAAGAGTAGATCTAGATCCTGTAACAAGAGGGCTTATTAGAAGTGCTATCAGGGAGTTTTATGATAACTATGGTTATATCGCCATGAGTGATCCAGATAGCTTGGTGACAATGCTAGCATTTATGGCCCAGCTTTCAAAGCGAAGAGATAGAGAAGCTCTTCTAGCTCAAATTAGATTTCTAAACGTACACCTGATACCTCTTATCAAGAAAGCTATAGAGCTAGGGACATGTCCACAGCTCAAGGAAGTTCTTAGATTAATCGAGGAGGATGTAGATATACTCAAATCTATGCTGGATAATACTAGTACTGATACTGACTAAATATAGGATAGATCTGTGATCTATGCTTCAGCTACTTGAATATTCAGTAGCTATATCGATGGAACATATTTCCTTATATTAGCTCTGAGAACATATTATATTGAGGGATCGATATGGATGGTGCTATGATAGCGTTTATAATAGCTATATTGATAATAGTTCTACCCTTTCTCGCAGCATCTATAAAGATTGTGAGGGAATATGAGAGAGCCGTGATCTTCAGGCTTGGAAGGCTTAAGGGGGCTGCTGGCCCAGGTATATTCTTTATAATACCCATTGTTGATAAGCTCTTCAAGGTGGATCTTAGGATAAACACTGTTGACTTTCCAAAGCAGAATGTGATTACCAAGGATAATGTGAGCATCCTTGTTGACGCCGTTGTATACTATAGGGTCGAGGATCCTGTGAAAGCTGTGGTGAGGGTTGCTAACTATAACTACGCTGTGATCCAGCTTGCTATGACGACTCTAAGGGATGTGATAGGTACTGTGGAGCTCGACGAGCTCCTAGCACATAGGGAGGAGATTAGCAAGAGGATCCAGAGGATCGTTGATGAGATCACAGAGCCTTGGGGGATAAAGATTGTTGCCGTGACTATAAAGGATATAGTGCTCCCAGAGGATCTTGTGAGGGCTATATCTATGCAGGCCCAGGCTGAGAGGATTAGAAGGGCTAGGATCATAGAGTCTGAGGGGGAGAGGCAGGCCGCTGCTATAATAGCTGAGGCAGCAAAGATCTATGCTAATAATCCTATAGCTATTAGGCTTAGAGAGCTCCAAACACTTGTGGAGGTTGCTAAGGAGAAGAACATGGTCCTCATAGCAGATACACTGAGATCCGATCTCTCGAGCCTAGCATATCAGTTGGCAGCGGCATCACTAGGAAAAGGCGCCCAGGAGCAGGGCAAGCAGCCATGAAGAGGATCCTCTTAACCCATAGAGATTTTTACATAGCATCACTAGCGCTCATATTTATAACACTAGCCATAGCCATACAAGCTATAGTAGCTAGCGCCCAGCCCCAAGGCGGGCAATATGTTGTTAAACAGGCTATTGTAGCCACTATAAGGGGTACTGTGGATCAGGGGATGAAGAGATATATACAGGATCTAATAGATAGGGCGTACAAAGAAAACGCAGCATTGATACTAGACGTCCAATCCCCAGGAGGCTTTCTAGGAGATACAATGGATATAGCAGATGCTATATTCAACTCAAAGGCGCCAGTGATTGGATATGCATCGGGAGATAGCTTTAGCGGGGCAACCCTCATATTGGTTCCTGTACACATCTTAGCCGTGAACCCCAGAGCCCTTGTTGGAGATGCCCAGCCAGTAACGATAGACCAGACTGGGAGGCTTGTACCAATCACGGAGCCTAAGATAATCAATCCATTGGTTAAGAAGTTCACAGACTATGCATCCCAGAGGGGTAGGAACTCTACCTTAGTTGCCATGTTCATACTCAACGCCACTGTGGTAAATGGTGAGGAGGCTGTTAGGCTACACTTCGCAGATCTAACTGCTAGCAGTCTAGACGAGCTGGTTGAAAAGATAAGGGGTAGGGTTGTAAATACAACAGCCGGTAGCTATAGGCTGGAGATAGATAGCATATCACAGGCCGGTGATTGCTTCAGCTGCAGGATCCTAAGCTTCTTCTCAGACCCAACTGTTAGTAGCATCATGCTCACCATAGGGATATTCAGCGCTATATTCGCCATATCCTCCGGCCACCTAATAGCCCTCCCAGTAGCCCTGGTATTCATAATACTAGGGCTGGTTGGTGCAGGGCTCCAAGTTGATCTACTGACCATGGCTTTGATCTTGATAGGAGCATCATTCATAGTGGCAGGCTTCGCAATAGGGCATGCAGACGGCGGGATCCTGATGACAGCCGGGGCTGTTATGATAGCCCTTGGAGCTGCCCTGCTACCAGTCACGGGGAGGGAGATCCTTATAGCTGGGTCAAGCGGCTTTCTAACCACAATATATGGCTTCTCCCTAGGCGTGGGAATAGCCTCAGCAACTGTGGGCGGTATTGTGGCTTGGCAGCTTGTCCTGCTTAGGAGGAGGAGATCAGAGATATTCGAGATCGTGGGTAAGGAGGGTGTGGCTAAAGAGGATATAGAGCCTGGTAGAGAGGGCTACGTTCTTGTCGAGGGAGAGCTCTGGAGAGCAGTGTCTAAGGAGCCCATAAAGGCTGGAGACCCTATAGTCGTTATAGGTAAGAAGGGCTTCCTCCTAGAGGTTAAGAAGAAGACATAGCAACACAGATGGGATCTAGCTGTGGGCTGTGGAAACACTCTAGAGCTCCTTGCAATGAGGATCATAGGGTGCTCGCTATGCCCGAGGCTCTCCAGATATAGAGTAGAGGTTGCGAAGAAATATAGCGGGGAGAGCTTCTGGTCCAAACCAGTACCGGGCTATGGAGACCCGATGGCAAGGGTATTCGTAGCCGGTTTAGCCCCAGCAGCTAGGGGCGGGAATAGAACTGGCAGGGTTTTCACAGGGGATGAAACTAGCAATAACCTTATGAGAGCTCTATACGATGCTGGCTATGCGAATCAGCCATACTCAATCTCGAAGGATGATAGTCTCATCCTAAGAGATATATATCTAACAGCCTCCGTCAAGTGTGTTCCTCCGGAGAATAGGCCTACCAAGGAGGAGATTCTGAACTGCTCCAACTACCTGGTAGAGGAGATAAGGATCCTAGGGAGAGCCAGGGTTTTCATAGCCCTTGGAAGGATAGCCTGGGAGGCTCTGAAACACGCGATAGGCATAGCGCTGGGAGCATCTATCCCGAACTATAGATTCTACCATGGTGCTGAGTATATGGTTAACACTATGCTGAGGGGGAGCGTATGGCTTATAGCCTCTTACCATCCAAGCCCTAGGAATATGAAGACCGGGAGGCTCTCCCACGAGATGCTTGTTAGCAT
Encoded proteins:
- a CDS encoding 4Fe-4S dicluster domain-containing protein — its product is MAVSSKTAVALVAISSLSTTQAEAQRARRRFAMYIDVSKCYGCYACMVACAAENNVPVGVFRTWIERHVREDGTIYFVPKQCNHCANPPCVKPCPTGATYVNEDGIVLVDYRKCIGCGACVTACPYGARYMNPVTGVVDKCTFCNHRIYMGKLPACVEACPTGARVFGDLNDGKSELAKIVEKNPVQVLKPEYGTRPMIFYRDLPGVANL
- a CDS encoding slipin family protein — protein: MDGAMIAFIIAILIIVLPFLAASIKIVREYERAVIFRLGRLKGAAGPGIFFIIPIVDKLFKVDLRINTVDFPKQNVITKDNVSILVDAVVYYRVEDPVKAVVRVANYNYAVIQLAMTTLRDVIGTVELDELLAHREEISKRIQRIVDEITEPWGIKIVAVTIKDIVLPEDLVRAISMQAQAERIRRARIIESEGERQAAAIIAEAAKIYANNPIAIRLRELQTLVEVAKEKNMVLIADTLRSDLSSLAYQLAAASLGKGAQEQGKQP
- a CDS encoding NfeD family protein, whose product is MKRILLTHRDFYIASLALIFITLAIAIQAIVASAQPQGGQYVVKQAIVATIRGTVDQGMKRYIQDLIDRAYKENAALILDVQSPGGFLGDTMDIADAIFNSKAPVIGYASGDSFSGATLILVPVHILAVNPRALVGDAQPVTIDQTGRLVPITEPKIINPLVKKFTDYASQRGRNSTLVAMFILNATVVNGEEAVRLHFADLTASSLDELVEKIRGRVVNTTAGSYRLEIDSISQAGDCFSCRILSFFSDPTVSSIMLTIGIFSAIFAISSGHLIALPVALVFIILGLVGAGLQVDLLTMALILIGASFIVAGFAIGHADGGILMTAGAVMIALGAALLPVTGREILIAGSSGFLTTIYGFSLGVGIASATVGGIVAWQLVLLRRRRSEIFEIVGKEGVAKEDIEPGREGYVLVEGELWRAVSKEPIKAGDPIVVIGKKGFLLEVKKKT
- a CDS encoding uracil-DNA glycosylase, producing the protein MGCGNTLELLAMRIIGCSLCPRLSRYRVEVAKKYSGESFWSKPVPGYGDPMARVFVAGLAPAARGGNRTGRVFTGDETSNNLMRALYDAGYANQPYSISKDDSLILRDIYLTASVKCVPPENRPTKEEILNCSNYLVEEIRILGRARVFIALGRIAWEALKHAIGIALGASIPNYRFYHGAEYMVNTMLRGSVWLIASYHPSPRNMKTGRLSHEMLVSIFRRARELADLYP